The following is a genomic window from Colletotrichum lupini chromosome 5, complete sequence.
GAAAATACATCGACGGCTGGAAAAAAGGGGAAGGCAGTTACCGTCTATAATACTCTTGTTCATATCTGCTTTGATACCAACTTGGCACTCGCTTGCTAGATTTACTATTAGTCTTTCCGTGGACCAATTCACGACATCATCTCATAACGTTCATAAACAGCCGCCCTCTCCCTGAAGTGTTTCTACGTCAGTTACTCCAAATACTCAAGTTCGTGTATTGTGTACCCAAAGTACCTGCATCTAGGTCCTGATGGCGTGGCATTTTCCTGAAAACTCTGCCTCGCCTGCCTCGGCGCCCGATTGTAATCTCACCCACGATCACACCTACCCGTTGCATCGTTCCAGAAAATTCTCACTGCATGTGCGCACAGCTGCCGGCGTAGCATCTCAGGACTCATGCTGCCACCTACCAACTAAGGTATGGTAAAGCTATGGTAGGACAGCCGCTGCTCCTTGTCTCTCTCGGAAAAAGAAAGGTAGCAACGCTTGAATCCTCTGCATCCTTCGCTGCGACAACGCACCAATTGCTGTTGAGCATTCCAAATACTCCGAGACAGCAGCACAGTCAGCACCCAAAGATAGTTTTGCAATGGGCAAGTAGTATTTCATGATCCCCCTGACATTGGATTCTTAATGCCGAGTGAGTGACCCTGACCACGATTCGTCCGATCTCATCTTACGCCCTGTATTCTATTCCTCACCCTCTGACCTCACACATTCGACAACCTCTCCCTCGAGTCTAGTCGCACATTCGTACATACTCCATCAAGGAATTGAACCACCATCGACTAACCAAGCCTGCCCGGTGACATACGAAGACTCATCTCCTAGCAAAAAGGCAATTGTCGTCGCCACCTCCTCAGGCTGCCCGACTCTCCCCAAAAGCGGCTCAAACACGTCTGCCCCGGTCTCTGTGGTCTTGGCCGCCAGCGCCGTTCGTAAAATAGGCGTATCGATTGCGCCGCTGCGTTTCTCGTCAGACAAATTTTCCTCCTAGGTTTAGTGCAGACAATTGCAACTTACGGGCAGATAGCATTGATCCTCAATCCCTTCCTCCCAAACTCCCTCGCCGCACTCTTGGTCAAACCAACAACAGCATGCTTACTCGCCGTATACGCCCCATGATACTCCAACCCGTAGTGCCCCGCCACGCTCGACACGTTCACAATACTCTTTCCCTGTCCCTCCTCCGCCAGTGCAGGAATCTCGGCCCTCATGGCGTTCAATATTCCCCTCGCATTCACGCCCATCACGAAGTCCCACTCATCGTCCTCAATCTGCGTCACCGTCGCCAAGTTGCCCTGCCGCCCAAGCACGCCGGCGACGTTGGCCGCACCGTCCAACGGTCCGAGCTTCTCTACCGTTTCCGCGATCCACGCCTCCACCGCTTTGCGGTCCCTCACATCCACGACTCGCGAGTAGACGTTGTCTGCCCCGTGGAGCTTGGTGAGATCAGCCGCGACCGTGGCGAGGAGGGGCTCGTCGACGTCCGATATCGATACTCGCGCGCCTAGGTTTGCCAGGTGCTTCGCTGTCGCCAGGCCGATGCCCGATGCTGCGCCCGTGATGGCAATGACTTTGCCCTTGAGGTTGCTCATGTTTGTGGTGTCAGGCTTTGGCGTGATGAAAATGTCTTCCCCTCCGTAAACAATTAGCTATTGTGGTCGATAAGGCAGGGAATGTTGACCCCTCAGCGGGCTTTTGATGTCTTATCCATAATTGTGCATCTCCGCCTTGGGGCATGGCACGCTGAGTAACATGCTTTGAGCGTTGGATCGGCCCACTTGTTGTGGTCACTGCCGAGCTATCTAACAGCGCCGCCCGGCCAAAGTGGAGCCGTCCGGACACTCATTGCCGGACGTGACGGAGCAGCCAACGCTCCCGCCCCCCGGGAGCCTTTCCTTGCGTCAGCCATCTGAGAAATTTCAACAATCTTAGCGAGCTCAAGAGTGGCCTGTATTTGTTCAAATTCAACGGAGAACGGAGCATCGAAGAAGAGGCGACTCGCGCCCCAGTAGCTGCAACAAATGTCTGTGGGAGTCCGTGTACGCAGATTCACCTATGCCCATGGCACGTGGGAAAGTCATGAACAGATATGGGTTCCATTGAGACATGCTTGTAATTCTATCATTGATTCATGGGTGTGGGGCATGGCTTGTCAACCATTGCTCAAGCCTTTTGCATCGTCCTCAGCGTAGCAAGATCCTGATGTTTACATTAGATCGTCGCTTGGTCTGCCTAACTTGGTTACGTTTGCGTTCGAGAGAACCTCAAGAGCTGCGAGGCTGAATTGGAAATGGCGTTCAAGCGTTTCTTTCTCGATCGTCTCCAATGTCTGCAATCAAGATTAGTGCCCGACTTTCGGCGTGGCTATAAAAAGTTTCGGTGGAACTGACATCTTTATCAGTGTGAATTCTGTCGTTGCCGATTGGGTCACGATCGGCAGTAATGAAGGCCGCAGCTATGATACCATCGTCAACTAAAATCAAACAAGAAGGAAACGTCGCGCTTACGGTACTTGTTATTGTGAGCGCTTGCATGATCGGAACAGGCGTAACCGCAAGAAAAGCTCAGTGTTGCGATGCCGCGCTGCTTCGCAATGGTGCGGAGGACATGTGTGAGGCGCGGGTCAATTTTGTCGCCACCAAGAGATACCTTGTCAGTGGAAGAGAATCCCAGCATATCGTGGTTCAGCATGGCAACCACCGTCTTGTTTTTGACCTTGTAATCGTAGAAGATCTCTGAAGAGCCAAGCAAACCGACCTCTTCTGCGGCATAGAAGTGGAACTCAATTGTGTTGCGAAGAGGCTTCCAAGGCTCGGTTTCCTTGTGACTCGTCTTTTCTGCTAGTGTCCGGAGAAGTTCAAGTAGCACGACCGTTCCAGAAGCATTATCGTCGGCTCCCGGAGCATAGCCACCAGGCTTTCTTGAAATGGAGTCGAAGTGGGCGCCGAAGACAACTGTTCAGAGGGTCAGCAGAGCCATCTAGAAGGTCAAAGACAGGCTCACCGATGTCCGAGGTAGCTCCGGGTAGCTTGGCAATAACGGAGGGCTGCTTGGTGGCGTTGTGCGCGAACGCGGCGGATTCGATATGCGGGTTGACCAAGGCAACGATTCTCTCAATACTTTCGAGGATCCATTCGGCAGCTTTCGTGCCGTTTTCCACCCGATGATCTCTGCTCCAAAACCTGCGATTCTAGTCAGGACATGAAGCAAGATTGGAGTCAGTCTTCTTTACTCGGTCATTGTCTTGAGTTGACGCATTGCACGTTCAGTATTGAACGGTGTCGGTTGCTCAGCAGAGGCCATAGATCGGCCATCAAGTTCGCCCTGCATCCAATCTGACCCTCGCTGAGCCAAGTCAGCATTCAGGTCGAGTGTGTTGAGGTATTGACTGAAGTCATGATCAGGAGTGGATATCATTTCGAGAACTTCTTCGTCCTGAGGAGATGTCAGTCAAATCAACTTTTTGAATGAATAGAACCGAGCCGGGTTCAAGAAAGCTTACCTTGATGTCAGTGATGTCGATGAAACGGACACCGCTCTCGATCAACACGTCTTTGTCCGCATCGGTGACCCATGATCCAGGATCAGCTGGGGATGTTTTGACAAGCCGAAGGGTAGAATCAGTATGGGCGAATAAGAATCGTGAACCCTGTTGGTGGCTTGGTGCAGGTGAGGTTGCTACGAAGGATGCCAATGCTGCCAAGACAGCAATGTAGCGGGTTGATACCATGCTGGATGTCGCTTCGCGTCTGTGTAGACGGACTGGAATAGTCTAACGGACAGATAAGCAGGCGGTACTCTGATCGGAGATGGGATTGGAAGAACGAGCTCGTGGATGCCGGGTAGTTGTAAGGAATGAACTTTATGTAGAATAATCAGGTAGAGTAACTGCTTTCTGCTCAGCAGGGCGGGATGCAAAATCTCGGGTGGGATGTGTTGGTGATGAAGCTGGTGCAGAAGATTTCGGACGTTGGTGGGCGTTCTCTGCTAAGGTTCTTTGGTACAATGAGACGGAAGCGAGGGCTTCCATTTACTCACATGGAAGGTGAGGCATAGAAAATACTTTCAGTCTTGCCAGACTCGCCATGTTGTTGCAAGGGGAAGGCATCACGTCGTTAGGTACCTTCCATGGCTACGTACCTTGGGCATTTTGCTTCAAATGCGGGCAGGTACCTTAAGTGCGTCAGTTACGTACTGTTCTTTGCAACCGACAATGGCAGGTGCCAGCATCTCAAGTGCCTTCTATACCTAACCACCTCATCCAAAGTACCTACCTAGGATAAACATGTCCTGGCATTGAGTTAAGGGAAAGAACTCTGAATGCCATGAACAACACTACGCTATCTCATGACTTGCTTGGCCAGTTCAACAAGCGGCCAAGAGGAGAATGAGCATTAATATCTCGATGAACATGATTTCGAATGCCATCGTCGATTCATTACTCACGGAAAACTAGGTCTACACTACCTCGAGGCGCAAGTGTGATCTCACTTGCCATGCGTGGCCTCGACCTCACAAATTCCTCTACCGAGTCGGGCCCCatcagcgcttatacccaaacaaacaaatcaaatatgaggttcatatttgattgtttggCTGATTTCTCGCGCcatatttgattgtttgaTAAATTTGACAAATATTTGATTGATTTGACTGATAAGTTATCATAGAGTGAAACTGAATATTAGACGAGTAAATGGTATAGTTAGTGGAAGCGGCGCCGTAGGCGGCGAATTTTTTGGGGCGGCTCCACTTTAATTCCGGAGGTCCGGTGTTCGAATCCGGGTCCGGGCGGCCCCTTTTTTCCGTATTTTCTCGGTATATTATTGGTATATTCGGGTCCACCCTTAGATTCTAGATTTGATCAAATATATCAAATATACGGGCTAGaatatttgattgtttgactcgctgaaattcctatatttgactgtttgtttgacttatttgttTGATTGATTTGAATGGGTATGTGCGCTGGGCCCCATGCCTCTGTTCTCCCAGCCAATTGCCATGGACTCCGAATCTTTAGACATTGGTTCTTGTCTCACTTCAACACTTCTGTATTGTTGAAACACACGAACCAAGACGTACGCCATCTCAGTCAGAGCTAGCTGCTGCCCGATGCATATCCTCGGCCCACCATTGAACGGAATATACGTCCATGGACGAGGTGTCCAAGTTTCCCATCGACGGGGATAGAAGTCTTGGAGTGGATACTTGTATGAATTGAGATCATCTCGCAATTGAAGGATATGCGTGGAATAGATGATCTGGGTACCCGATGGAACTCCTACGGGGTCATTCCCGTCTAGCCCACCTCCACGTGGTAGACTGGTGTCTTTTGAAGCAGCTCTGATGTTGAAAGGTGCGTTGGGATATAGCCGAAGAGTCTCATTCAACACGTGCGTGACGAACGTCATGCTCTTGAGGTCGTCATAAGTTGGTAGACGAGCTCTGGCACCAACGCCCAACTTGTTCTCGATCTCGCGGCGAAGCTCGGCAAGTACCTCGGGACTCTTCGCGAGCTCAAAGAAAGCCCAGGACATTGTAGCTGCAGTGGTGTCTCGGCCAGCGATCAATATCGACACCATTTCATCACGCAGATACCGAGCGTCTCGAGAGACACCAGCGCATGCATGAAGAAGTGTCCATCCGTGGTCTGTCTTGTCTATCTCCGCTAGCTCCGCATCCGACATTGATATTGCCTTCTCGATGCTGGGACCCATAAACTTATCCAAGGCCTCTAGGTCTTTGCGGAATCTGCGGCGCGGAACGAGGAAGTTCAGAGGGCCCAATCGCTCAATCAAGGACTGAGTGTGGCGGATACGCTCGAATGCTTCAAAGACGGCGTCATCCTCTTCGCTTGTCAGAGAATCCACCTGTCTTCCGAGGGAAAAGTCTGCCGATACATCAAGCGCAAATCTGCTTAAGATGTCCTTCATATCCACACAATGGCCACCAGCTAATGCTGGAAGCATATCCTGGATATGACGCTCAAAACAGACGAGGTCACTAACTCGTTGGCGGGTGAAGAGAGATCGGAGACGTTGGCGCGAGGCATGCCAAGCGTCACCGTCAACGTTGAAGATGCTATTTCCCATGAGTTCAAACCAATCTGCTCTGAAGCGCTGACCCTTTCCAAAGTCGCTGAATTGAGTTGCCAGCATGGCTCGAATATTCTCGGGATCGGCAGTGAAAATTGCACGCGACCCTATCAAGGAGACCTCAAACGTGTATGGGTTCTTCTTCCCCTGGCCTGATCGGAGAAACGCATTATGCATGAATTTGAGGTTTTGATCCTGTAAGGCATGAGTGGTGATGGACCATAGAAAATGCAAGCCGGACAACACGCCTAATTTAGCGTTAGTCATCATCAAGAATAGTAGCTTGAGATTTCGGAAACTAACCAAACGGCGTATATGACTTGTATCTCGACGCGTGCCCTCCATGACGCCGAATCCTCCTTTCTTCGTCAATGAACTTAGCAATCCTTCGTAGGATGACGAGGAACAGTAGCCCAAGGACAAGCCATTCTGTATATGACCCAAGGAAACCATCCTTGATGTGACTGGGTTTGCTCATAGCTGCGAGTCGCTAAATTTTGAAGAGGTAGAGACTGAGCTCAGGGATCTGGTGCGAGATCCGAAATACAGAGGACTAATACCGAGGAAAGATTCTTCTTGACTTCTATAGCCGTTGATCTCATCATCAGGACAATGACGGATGCCAAATCTGGTCTTTTGTCCGAGATACTCGGTCTTGAAAGCCCGGAAAGCATGCAGTAATTTTTTCTTGCCGATTGCTACTGTCTTATCGGAATAAGAGATCGAAACATACTTCGACAAACGTCTCGGGGAGAGGGGTGAATTGCGAGTCCGCGGTAGAGCCTGAGGTGTAACCAGTGACATGGCTAGACCAAAACGGATGATTCTCTTCGAGGAGGATGGCATGCTGAGAATCGGAAAATGTGTTATGGAGTCGACCTTGCGAGCATGGGTCAGCCGGCAGACAAAGTTTGATATAATTGACTTCCGGTATCATGCAACATACCTGCGGAACGCAGCGGAACTATCAGGCGACGGAACCAAGGCAGAGCAGGGGCCTCCTCCGGAGACGCTTCCCGGAGGAATCAAACCTTACGACGTGATCTGAGTAGTGCGCTACCACTCATAAGAATTTCGCTTCAGGGAAAGAAAGAGGCTTCGTGGACAGCGTGAGGATACATGCAAGAAAAACTGCTCTGAGACTATTGCAAGCACCAAACCTGAAGATGTCGACAAACGGTTTCGTTGCTCTTTGTCTGTTTGGGCTCTATACTATGTACACCATATCGTGTCTCATTCGAAACATCACCGTTGCCAAGACTATTGGTATTCCGGTTGTCTGGAGCCCCATAAGCCCCTTCAACTCATTCTGGATCATCTTCAACAAACGAGTTGCACCAATCTTTCAGCGCCTTCCTCTAGGCATGGGCGATTGGACCACGTACAATACTCTTGATTGGACATGGGTTGACCGGACACATGGCAACTCTGAAGTTCATGACAAGCATGGCGACACCTTCGCTCACGCCACGCCGAGAGAAGTTGAGATTCACACTCGGGATCCTGCAGTAGCTATTCAAGTGCTTCGGAAGCAGGCGAACGACTTTCCCAAGATAAGCCATTACGCCAGCAAGTGTACACTATCTCATGAGGTCAAGTGCTGCTCTTTTTGGCTGACCAATCTTTCGAAGAAATCCTAGACGTACTGGGCACGAGTCTGGTATCCTCAGACGGCCATGATTGGACTCGTCACCGGAAGGCGACTGTCGCCACTCTGAGCGACAGGACCAATCGTCTCGTGTGGGCAGAAGGCGTCCGACAGACTCAGCAAATGATTCATCATTATCAACACACTTCACGGGGCCTAATTTGCGATCCTGTGGACGATGTCCGCGAACTTTACCTTCATGTCTTCACTAGCGTTTGTTTCGGCTTTACGTATGACTTCAAGCAGCCCGAAAAAGACTGCATTCCAGAAGGACACTCGCGAAGCTACAGGCACTGTCTCCACACCAGTCTCAAGGATATTCTCATCCTTCGGCTTGTGCCAAGTTGGGCTATGAGATTTCCTTTCCTGCCACAGAGGATTAAGAACTTCCGAGATGCTGTGGCTGAGATGCGGCAGTATCTCGATGAAATGATCAGCGACTGCAAAGACAATCTTAGAGGCAGCAGGGAAAAGACGCAGAATGACAACTTACTTAGCTTTATGGTAAAGAGGAACAGAGATTTGGAAGTCGAAACTCTCATGTATAAATTCAAGGATGATGGATCGCATGCCTTACTGACAGAGTCTGAGATTCGTGGAAATCTATTTACCTACTCACTTGGAGGACATGAGTCTTCTGCACATACGCTGACGTTTGCAATCTATCTCCTGGCAGCTTTACCAGAGCAGCAAGCTTGGCTTATGGAAGAGATTGATGAGGTTCTTGGTGGCAGACCAGATTGGGAGTCGCAGGATGCTTTCATGGATATTTTCCCTCGTTTGAAAAGGTGTCAAGCCGCCATGGTAAATAGGCCTGAATTCACCTCCGGGGCGATTTTCAAGATCAGGTCTGACACACTTATAGAACGAGACACTCCGATTGTAGCCTTCGGTCACAGTCCTTCCCAAATGCACCGGGTCGAAAGCAACGACTTTGCTTGTTGGTAGCGAAGATCATCGCATCCCAGCAAACGCCAATGTCTTTGTCAACATGCCTAGCATTCAGGTACACCAACCCGTATGGGGAACCGATGCAATGCACTGGAAACCTGATCGATGGATCATGACAAGCGATCACATGAAGGGTCTGGACAGCGAACAACTCAAAGCACCTCCTGATGGCGCTTTTCTCCCGTGGAGCGAGGGGAAACGGGCTTGTCCGGGCAAGAGATTCTCCCAGGTTGGCTTTGTTGCAGCACTTGCGACTCTCCTCTACAAGCACAGACTTGAAGTCATACCCAATGCTGAAGAAAGCCTCGAAAACGCTAGGGAAAGGATCATTGAAGTTGTAAACGACACTTACGCCGTCATGACTGTCCATATGCACAAGCCTCTCTCTGTTAGAATCGGGGTTCTCAAGAGAAGCTAGGAATCAATATAGCTTCAATTTGAACTATTTGACTTATTGCTTCACTCGAAACCGAGTTACGATAACGTAGAACGCCACTTAATACATTCCCTTAGATGCAAGTTATATGTAAGTTAGATGTAAGTTAGATGttagtaagttatatttTTGAGATAAATGGTGTTTCCCCCCAATTGAACTACTTCGGTGTCTTCAAATCTCTTCGGTTTACGTATGTACACAGGATCAAGTTGCATGTATAATTACAGATGGTTCTTCAATCGGCGATATTCACTGGATGACTTGGGCGACGAGTACCTATAACGCTACACTAACAATTTTTCGGGGTATATTGTTGCGCTTTTTTTGCTCTAAATTCAAGACTCTCATCCTCGTTGTTATTATTGGATATACTATTTCTAGGGGTTGGCAAATCCTTTTCCCTTTGTCGCGGCGACTTTTCTGCCATTTACAGCACATCGGCGAAATTGTTCCTCCGACAACTTGGATCCTAACCACCAACCCCTGATAGAAAGATTACGTGAGGCCGGATTAGACTGGATTCAGTCCCGGGTTAAGGCTAGATCGTAAAAGCCGGAGTCAGGCTTGCTCTATAAAGATCGGCTCTCCTGGCCAGTCATTAAATCCTAGGACAACTGAATCGGTCCGTAATCAATCCTCGCATGCTCGGTAACCCCAAATATGTCAACCTTCATTACGCCTGCGAATTTTGCGGCCACTGTTGGGCTAGCCGCAACCATGATGGGCTCCATCGTCACGCTAAAACCAGAACTCGGCATCAAAATGTGGCACTTCGATATTGCGTCCTCCGAGGATTTCAAGGATCCAAAATCGGAAAATAGGAGTCTGATCTTGGACGAGCTGCGCTTGTTCGCCATACGCGAGTTCTTCATTGGAGCAAGCCTGTTTGCGGCAGCATACTTCGGCAACCACAAGACCTTAGCTGCGATGTGCTTGCTTGGGGTCCCGGTGGTCACTATTGATGGCATTGTGCAGCGGAGACAGGCACCCAAGGCGGATTGGTGGGTTCATTTTGCGTTGGCGCCGGTGTTCGCTGGGTTAGGTGTTGCGTCGTGGAGGCAGCAATGATTGGGTTCGCTTCCCTCGGGGCGCGGCTTTGGGTCATGTGGCGTGCTTGGCATAAAACAGTGTGGTTGAGTCGAGCACGAGAAACTTTGGATCTATGGTTGAGTTGGCTGAATCTCAAGTTGAAGCACCTACAGAGGGGAGGATTTTCCACGCGTTCGCGGCGGAAAGATTTGGCTCTCAAAGTCATCAGCCATGGCTCACACACTGTCAGGGGCTGTCGGAGCATTTAAAGCGGGTATATGAGCGCTAGCTTTGGTCATGCAAACTTCTATCTTTAGGCAATGTCCAggccctcttcctcctccgctAGCATATGATCCTACGCTTGTGACCGGAACGACTGAAGTCCTTCTGTTTCCGCCTCTTCTGTCAGTCGCGCTTGTGGCCCTCCGTTCATTGCAGTCTGCGGTGCTGCGGTGTAAACAAAATCACGAACGATGCCCTTGGGAGCCCACAGCCACACCCGACCGATACCTAATAGATCATGTGCTATGGAAGCATCTCGGGCATGTGCGTCTCCTTACCTTAGTAAAATGGGGCAGGAAATCACAAAGTGAAAGCTAGATTAAGGAAGGCTCATAACTAAACATTTGGCCTATCAAATCTAGTCAGCTTTCTTTTGCCAATCCTACAGCCAGCTATATACTTCGAGCCCTCGGTGCCTTTGCCTCAAAGAGAAGGGTTGTCCCAACCATCTGCCAGTCTACGTACTTGAAACCGGCCTTGAGTGGCTCAAC
Proteins encoded in this region:
- a CDS encoding short-chain dehydrogenase gives rise to the protein MSVRTAPLWPGGALIVYGGEDIFITPKPDTTNMSNLKGKVIAITGAASGIGLATAKHLANLGARVSISDVDEPLLATVAADLTKLHGADNVYSRVVDVRDRKAVEAWIAETVEKLGPLDGAANVAGVLGRQGNLATVTQIEDDEWDFVMGVNARGILNAMRAEIPALAEEGQGKSIVNVSSVAGHYGLEYHGAYTASKHAVVGLTKSAAREFGRKGLRINAICPGAIDTPILRTALAAKTTETGADVFEPLLGRVGQPEEVATTIAFLLGDESSYVTGQAWLVDGGSIP
- a CDS encoding peptidase family M28, whose amino-acid sequence is MVSTRYIAVLAALASFVATSPAPSHQQGSRFLFAHTDSTLRLVKTSPADPGSWVTDADKDVLIESGVRFIDITDIKDEEVLEMISTPDHDFSQYLNTLDLNADLAQRGSDWMQGELDGRSMASAEQPTPFNTERAMRQLKTMTEFWSRDHRVENGTKAAEWILESIERIVALVNPHIESAAFAHNATKQPSVIAKLPGATSDIVVFGAHFDSISRKPGGYAPGADDNASGTVVLLELLRTLAEKTSHKETEPWKPLRNTIEFHFYAAEEVGLLGSSEIFYDYKVKNKTVVAMLNHDMLGFSSTDKVSLGGDKIDPRLTHVLRTIAKQRGIATLSFSCGYACSDHASAHNNKYPAAFITADRDPIGNDRIHTDKDTLETIEKETLERHFQFSLAALEVLSNANVTKLGRPSDDLM
- a CDS encoding cytochrome P450 — protein: MSASPEEAPALPWFRRLIVPLRSAGRLHNTFSDSQHAILLEENHPFWSSHVTGYTSGSTADSQFTPLPETFVETEYLGQKTRFGIRHCPDDEINGYRSQEESFLGISPLYFGSRTRSLSSDGFLGSYTEWLVLGLLFLVILRRIAKFIDEERRIRRHGGHASRYKSYTPFGVLSGLHFLWSITTHALQDQNLKFMHNAFLRSGQGKKNPYTFEVSLIGSRAIFTADPENIRAMLATQFSDFGKGQRFRADWFELMGNSIFNVDGDAWHASRQRLRSLFTRQRVSDLVCFERHIQDMLPALAGGHCVDMKDILSRFALDVSADFSLGRQVDSLTSEEDDAVFEAFERIRHTQSLIERLGPLNFLVPRRRFRKDLEALDKFMGPSIEKAISMSDAELAEIDKTDHGWTLLHACAGVSRDARYLRDEMVSILIAGRDTTAATMSWAFFELAKSPEVLAELRREIENKLGVGARARLPTYDDLKSMTFVTHVLNETLRLYPNAPFNIRAASKDTSLPRGGGLDGNDPVGVPSGTQIIYSTHILQLRDDLNSYKYPLQDFYPRRWETWTPRPWTYIPFNGGPRICIGQQLALTEMAYVLVRVFQQYRSVEVRQEPMSKDSESMAIGWENRGMGPSAHTHSNQSNK
- a CDS encoding cytochrome P450; the protein is MSTNGFVALCLFGLYTMYTISCLIRNITVAKTIGIPVVWSPISPFNSFWIIFNKRVAPIFQRLPLGMGDWTTYNTLDWTWVDRTHGNSEVHDKHGDTFAHATPREVEIHTRDPAVAIQVLRKQANDFPKISHYASKYVLGTSLVSSDGHDWTRHRKATVATLSDRTNRLVWAEGVRQTQQMIHHYQHTSRGLICDPVDDVRELYLHVFTSVCFGFTYDFKQPEKDCIPEGHSRSYRHCLHTSLKDILILRLVPSWAMRFPFLPQRIKNFRDAVAEMRQYLDEMISDCKDNLRGSREKTQNDNLLSFMVKRNRDLEVETLMYKFKDDGSHALLTESEIRGNLFTYSLGGHESSAHTLTFAIYLLAALPEQQAWLMEEIDEVLGGRPDWESQDAFMDIFPRLKRCQAAMPSVTVLPKCTGSKATTLLVGSEDHRIPANANVFVNMPSIQVHQPVWGTDAMHWKPDRWIMTSDHMKGLDSEQLKAPPDGAFLPWSEGKRACPGKRFSQVGFVAALATLLYKHRLEVIPNAEESLENARERIIEVVNDTYAVMTVHMHKPLSHIGEIVPPTTWILTTNP